Proteins encoded together in one Telopea speciosissima isolate NSW1024214 ecotype Mountain lineage chromosome 4, Tspe_v1, whole genome shotgun sequence window:
- the LOC122658432 gene encoding RING-H2 finger protein ATL65 isoform X1, translating to MTPAEPPLYDLEWGPSAAATINQTPARLPVDFSPPLIAMVVVVATAFLVITYFRLIYRHLLRPILNLIKRWRRRWRRWRHRHSYDPSAGDIESITSNAVFESTTTTTASAAFHFLSPPYGLDEMVIKTIPLSVYTTTKGSNGSKKWSYDAARDCAVCLLEFEDNDYVRTLPVCAHAFHVDCIDMWLRSHANCPLCRAGIFRPESPFVPMMAGRIRPSLDERILENLFLEPVSGRVPESEIGPSVEESSVSVISPRRNESEDRYTYNYPGGRDPLLKRSYSFGFERNFATDRLLLEPTTASPWRYRRASFWSKRPSPFSSLSLGKSRVFSFRQYRGMKSPFFRRRSGFFPFSESSLRFAGGGGSSRRSKSSPSPMFMRTSVGNGVGFSSSRLRCGDPEALLSPERFNRR from the coding sequence ATGACACCGGCGGAGCCACCGTTATACGACTTAGAATGGGGGCCATCTGCTGCTGCTACAATCAATCAGACACCGGCGAGGCTTCCTGTTGATTTCAGCCCTCCTCTAATTGCCATGGTGGTCGTAGTCGCCACCGCCTTTCTCGTGATCACTTACTTCCGACTCATCTACCGCCACCTTCTCCGCCCTATCCTCAACCTCATCAAGCGGTGGCGCCGGAGATGGAGACGCTGGCGCCACCGCCACTCCTACGATCCATCTGCCGGTGACATCGAATCAATCACATCGAACGCCGTGTTCGagtccaccaccaccaccaccgcctccGCTGCCTTTCACTTTCTCTCCCCTCCTTACGGCCTCGACGAGATGGTGATCAAAACAATCCCTCTCTCCGTCTACACGACCACCAAAGGAAGTAACGGCAGCAAGAAATGGTCTTACGACGCCGCCCGTGATTGCGCCGTTTGTTTACTCGAATTCGAAGACAACGACTACGTCCGTACCCTCCCTGTCTGTGCACACGCTTTTCACGTTGATTGCATCGACATGTGGCTCAGGTCTCATGCCAACTGCCCTCTCTGCCGTGCCGGAATATTCCGACCAGAATCTCCATTTGTTCCAATGATGGCCGGCAGAATACGGCCAAGCCTGGATGAACGGATCTTAGAGAACCTATTCCTCGAACCGGTAAGCGGACGGGTACCCGAATCCGAAATCGGCCCCTCCGTTGAAGAATCATCAGTATCAGTAATATCACCCAGAAGAAACGAAAGCGAAGATAGGTATACCTATAACTATCCCGGTGGTCGTGATCCTTTGTTAAAGCGATCGTACTCGTTTGGGTTCGAGCGTAACTTCGCTACGGATCGGTTGTTATTAGAGCCAACGACGGCTTCGCCGTGGAGGTATCGCCGAGCGAGTTTCTGGAGCAAGAGACCATCTCCGTTCAGCTCGTTGTCATTGggaaaatctagggttttctcGTTCCGGCAGTACAGGGGAATGAAGTCTCCCTTCTTCAGGCGGAGATCGGGATTCTTTCCGTTTTCGGAATCGAGCTTAAGATTCGCCGGCGGCGGAGGGTCATCGAGACGGAGTAAGTCGTCGCCGAGTCCGATGTTCATGAGGACGTCGGTTGGGAATGGGGTGGGGTTCTCGTCGAGCAGGTTAAGGTGTGGAGATCCAGAGGCGTTGTTGTCGCCGGAGAGATTTAACAGACGGTAG
- the LOC122658432 gene encoding RING-H2 finger protein ATL65 isoform X2 — protein sequence MTPAEPPLYDLEWGPSAAATINQTPARLPVDFSPPLIAMVVVVATAFLVITYFRLIYRHLLRPILNLIKRWRRRWRRWRHRHSYDPSAGDIESITSNAVFESTTTTTASAAFHFLSPPYGLDEMVIKTIPLSVYTTTKGSNGSKKWSYDAARDCAVCLLEFEDNDYVRTLPVCAHAFHVDCIDMWLRSHANCPLCRAGIFRPESPFVPMMAGRIRPSLDERILENLFLEPVSGRVPESEIGPSVEESSVSVISPRRNESEDRYTYNYPGGRDPLLKRSYSFGFERNFATDRLLLEPTTASPWRYRRASFWRKSRVFSFRQYRGMKSPFFRRRSGFFPFSESSLRFAGGGGSSRRSKSSPSPMFMRTSVGNGVGFSSSRLRCGDPEALLSPERFNRR from the exons ATGACACCGGCGGAGCCACCGTTATACGACTTAGAATGGGGGCCATCTGCTGCTGCTACAATCAATCAGACACCGGCGAGGCTTCCTGTTGATTTCAGCCCTCCTCTAATTGCCATGGTGGTCGTAGTCGCCACCGCCTTTCTCGTGATCACTTACTTCCGACTCATCTACCGCCACCTTCTCCGCCCTATCCTCAACCTCATCAAGCGGTGGCGCCGGAGATGGAGACGCTGGCGCCACCGCCACTCCTACGATCCATCTGCCGGTGACATCGAATCAATCACATCGAACGCCGTGTTCGagtccaccaccaccaccaccgcctccGCTGCCTTTCACTTTCTCTCCCCTCCTTACGGCCTCGACGAGATGGTGATCAAAACAATCCCTCTCTCCGTCTACACGACCACCAAAGGAAGTAACGGCAGCAAGAAATGGTCTTACGACGCCGCCCGTGATTGCGCCGTTTGTTTACTCGAATTCGAAGACAACGACTACGTCCGTACCCTCCCTGTCTGTGCACACGCTTTTCACGTTGATTGCATCGACATGTGGCTCAGGTCTCATGCCAACTGCCCTCTCTGCCGTGCCGGAATATTCCGACCAGAATCTCCATTTGTTCCAATGATGGCCGGCAGAATACGGCCAAGCCTGGATGAACGGATCTTAGAGAACCTATTCCTCGAACCGGTAAGCGGACGGGTACCCGAATCCGAAATCGGCCCCTCCGTTGAAGAATCATCAGTATCAGTAATATCACCCAGAAGAAACGAAAGCGAAGATAGGTATACCTATAACTATCCCGGTGGTCGTGATCCTTTGTTAAAGCGATCGTACTCGTTTGGGTTCGAGCGTAACTTCGCTACGGATCGGTTGTTATTAGAGCCAACGACGGCTTCGCCGTGGAGGTATCGCCGAGCGAGTTTCTGGA gaaaatctagggttttctcGTTCCGGCAGTACAGGGGAATGAAGTCTCCCTTCTTCAGGCGGAGATCGGGATTCTTTCCGTTTTCGGAATCGAGCTTAAGATTCGCCGGCGGCGGAGGGTCATCGAGACGGAGTAAGTCGTCGCCGAGTCCGATGTTCATGAGGACGTCGGTTGGGAATGGGGTGGGGTTCTCGTCGAGCAGGTTAAGGTGTGGAGATCCAGAGGCGTTGTTGTCGCCGGAGAGATTTAACAGACGGTAG